CTCGCCGTCGTCGTCTTCGTCCGTCTCCCTTGATGCCTCGTTTCAAGTCTGCTTCTCTTTCCATCGCCGCTGCTGTTCCGCTCATCTCTGCCGCGACTGCTGCTCCGTTCGTCTCCGACGCGACTGCCGCGTTGTTCGTCTCCACCATTACTCCTACTGTTTCAAATCGTTTGGGTTCAAGCGTGCTCCTGAAGTCCACCGTCTCTTATGCTGTCCGCTTATCTGGGGATTCCCGGAAAGCAATGTCAAGCGGGTCCTCCGCTCCTCGTATTCCTTGCCGCTGCTCCTCCGTTCTGCGTGTTCCTTGGTGCTGTGGCTCCTACTTCTGGTGCGTCAGATCTGTAACTCAAGGCTCTGTGTTCGTAGATCCTCGCCGGAAACCGCCTCCTCTTCCATCCAAAACTTTTCCATTTCATTACTCCACCGGTGCTGCGAAGACATGTGCTATCGACGAGACCCGCCATTGTGGCGAAGTACTTAAGCTATCTCCGACATGTCTCGCCAGATGTGCTGACTACTCCGGTTCACCGCCTGATGCTCCCCCGTTCTCAATCGTTGGCCGTTTGGTATCGACGAGACCCGCCATTGTGGCGAAGTACTTAAGCTATCTCCGACATGTCTCGCCAGATGTGCTGACTACTCCGGTTCACCGCCTGATGCTCCCCCGTTCTCAATCGTTGGTCGTTTGGATACCGCCAGCGACTTTCCACAACCGCATACAACCGTTCGTTGGCTTTTCTTTGGGTTGCTAATGATAACTTTTTGGGCCAGGCTCACTATGATTACTGCTGATATTATCAGCTCACGGCTTAGCTCAGGTAAACACAGTTCAGAAATGGACATGGTTTCATTGATTTTGGCTAAGTCGCAAAGGATTTCCGGTGGATTCATTGGTCCCTTTGAATTGCGCATAATGATATATCTTTTAGTTATGAAAAGTTTTCCGTTGGATTCATCGGGTACATCTTGGTTGCTTGTTCTACCCTCCTCTCATAAGGAGTGGATCTCATACCTTCTTTCAATGAAAGGATACACTTTCTCAGTTCTATTGCTGAGTTCTGGCTTTAGTTTCTCTACCGGTATGTCTTCTTGTGTAGCGGTCTCTACGGGACCTGAAGAGGCAACCAAGATTACTTTTGGGTTTCTCGTAGGTGAGAGCTGGCTTTCAACGTCACATTATGTGACTATCTTTCAGCTGGTCGTGAAGGTTTTATCGACGCATTCAAGCTTCGTCTCGAATTCGCTGTCAACTTTTTATGAAGGTTTATCTCATTTAGCTTATGTTGTTTATCTTTTTAATCAAAGAGGATGTTTAATTCCCTCTAGTTATTGTACTCGTGCAAGTTAATGATTAATGAAAACAAGTTGTGTTAAAAAAAAAAAAAACAATTCACGCTCTGAATTGTAATACAGGATACTTCATTGGTATTTTTGTGCAGTTTGGGACTTTATTCTTTTAAAAAGGTCTACAGAAAATATAATTATTGAATACCTATAGATATAATAATGTTATGTTGAAACTAAACCATGAAGATACCTTTTGAAATAGGCTCTGAAGCTTTCAACTTTGATCCCTAGGCCCAAATTCACACCTCTATTGTTTTTATGTCTCCTCCCACACAAAGTTACAAGTGATTTAACATTTAAATTTTGAACGTGATAGTGTACGGTGATATTTGATAGATTTATGAACGGTACATCAGAATTGTATATGAACATGATATAACATGTGCTTGTACAGATGCACAAAAGCCAAGCGAGTAATTGCAGACTTGCAGTATAATGTTGAAGTACTGTAACATTTTTTTTTTTTGATCAAACAACATTTTATAGATTCTTACTTTCCATTAGAGGAGGAAATGTTCACAATACTTGACAATAAAATCATATTGGCAAAAGAAACAGCTATAACAAAAGCTGAGCACATAGAAAAACAGAGATAGATGTAGGCGGCATACATAACACATAAGCAACTAATATGGTAAAGAAGTTCTCTGAACTCTACGCCAATTGAGCTGAAAATGGAGATGTATCCCTATGAAATATAGAACACATAGAGTGATCTAAAGCTTGAGACTGAAACAGCAACGAATGCACATTTAACAATCACATAATCGGCTACAAATGCAGAGGTGATTAAACACCAATTTGCTGAGCTTTGATTAGAACATAAATTGAGGTATCTCTAATCTTCAACACTAAACTTCCTGCAACAGAACTTCTCAAAACAAGTAGAAATTTTGGGAGAACAAGCTCCATAAAAAGGGAAGCCAAACAACTATTGTCTAAGAACAATTTTGGAAGTACTGTAACATTTTGGTGAGAAGATGGTCATAAGTCGAATGCATTGCTTTACAAAGCCTATTCCATTATTTTCTCCACAGAAACTATGTCACATATAGAATAAACTGGATCACTTTGAAAGTGCAAGCTGATAAACATTTTCCTGTGTTAAACAAACAATTTACACTCATTAGTCAGCATGATGATTGATTTATTACTTGTATAGTTTACACATATTATAACAAAATTAATATTCATAGACCGGCTAACATGAATAGTTTTTTTGGTAAACCTCACATGAATAGTTGCTATTAAATCTATTATCTGGTAAAATAGGTTTATGCAAATTATTATTATTTCACTACACTACGATCACGATATATATACATTTTTCTAATGCTAACTGAAAAAGGGTTACAAGATTCGCTATTAGAATAATTAGAGTTGGGGTTGGTACATTAGTGAGTGATGGAGAAGAGAGAGTATGGATACCGTTCTATTTATTTGTTGCTTAGAGGAAGAAACAAAAGCATGTGAGAAGAGAAAGCTCCTTTTACCATCTCAAATATGGATGTGTCCCCAACACAAATCCTATTCATAAATTCACACATACAACAAAGTTCCATGACCTAACCAACAATTCAATAGAGCCCACCTTTGAGAAACAAAGATGCAATACTCAAAATAGGAACAGTTCTGTTAATATGTCTAGTTACATTTTTGTCAGTACACAAGTCAGCATCACCAACTTCAAACCAAAATAGCCGTCTTTAATGCGAGAAATCATATTTTTAAAAGAGATACTAAAACGTAAACTACATTTTCTTCTTTTCCAAACTAAACCCTATCGGTGGAATGATAAAAGCTTAAACATAAAAACATGGCACAAGCGATCAATCATATTCAGAATTCCGAGCTTTATGCATAAGATATAGTTGGGTATGTGCATGTGTACAAGTTTGTGTATATTTTGTATGTTACAGCAATGTAGAAAAGACAAGGTGCTGATTTTTTGTGAAAGGACCACCATCAAACTTTTATTGTTTATGGGGTTTATTTAATCGAACAGATAGATATAGACACATGAACATCTATAGATATGTCATCCCCCACAAGTTATGTGACATTCTTTTCAATTCTCTGTTCTTTCCCCTTCTTCACCGCTGCTCACATTAATTACCAGCCCTTTCCCTTTCATAGTTAGCTAAGCTTTTCTCAATAAATCAATCTAATCAGTGTCTAACAAACTTGGAACATACGCTTACACATTCTTTTAATTATTCACATTAGACATAAAATTATCTAACTGCTCGCAGTCAATTTCTGCATGCGTATAATATTCAAAGTTTGTCAAATTTGGGAGAAGGATTTTTAATGTGTTTGATCAAAATACAAAAACAGGGAAATAAATCGATCATATATAATGCTAATATTGTTAACTTCTTATGCATCTATGATTATCTTGACGTATTAACATGCGTCTGATCAAAAACAAAAACGGAGAAAAAGAAATAGGAGTCTTGCTGAGAACGTTATGCTTATTGATTCCATTAATTTTTGATGAAAATCAAGCTATCTCTTTTATTTTCTTAAGTCAATTACCATTTTTTCTTATTTTGTCAATGTTTATTTTTCTTAATAACTTATTTCTTCATTTTAATTTTCTCTTCTTCCACACTTTTGTTTTTCTTTCTTATACAAGCTTATAAATATTTATAATTATAAGTTTTAATTATAATTTATATTTAATAAATATATAAAGCTCAATATATTTAATCACACATTAGTGTAAATTAAATGGAATACTGTTAAAACAATATCTATAATGTAATGTAGAGAATAGAACTTCTGAAATGCAAAATTTAACGAGAGATTTAAATCAACGTCACCAGCATTATAGATGTTTAGTGTCAATAATGTTTGTTAGTTTACCAACTGTTATTTTTGTAAATATCGTTGGTTTTCTCTATCACACTAAATGCTTTAGATTTTTAGTGTATGTGTTCTTAGATCATCTCTAACCCACTTCATTTTTATTATAAAATAGAGTTTATAGTCAAATTTGTTCCAGATTCACTCTATTTTTACTTCATAATAGAGTTAAAAGTGAGTTTATTCCATAAATAGATAATGCATTTCTGTTTGTTGATTACATCATTTTTACTCCAAAATAGAGTTTGATTGGAGTAAAACTCAACTTCATTATGGAGTTACTCAATTTTTTTTAAAAAAAAAATTGAAATTTTATATTGGAAATACTCTTTGAACAATTGTTTTGGAGTGGTACCACCTAGAATTATAATAACTGTAACAAAACTTTATATTTTAATTCTATAATTTTACCATTATGATCTTTTTATATCCATTTTGTTCAATATATATATATATATATATATATATATATATATATATATATATTATGCAACCATTCGGCCATGATCTGTCGGGTATCCTTTTGGATTGGGACTCGTTCTTTAAAGTAATTTGTTATTAGATGTATAAAGCTCATTCATGTATTTTTTTTCTTAGATCGGAGTTGATTCAATTCCATCCATAATTCAGATGGATACATATATGTTGTTTGAGACATGGCTTTAACCGGGTACCCATCAAATATATATATACGATTTGAATCAACTATATTTTATCTCAACATAATAATAAATTCAATTTGCTTAAGGTATTTTACATTTAAACTACCTCAATATACCCAAAATAATCAATAATATATATTATACATTTTAATTCAATTATTATTATCCATTTATTTTTATCTGAAATACTCATAAATATAATTTGGTTATGAAAAACAGTTTGATTTGAGCATTTTGCATTCAAATCATCCAATTTTATATGAAGATATTCAAAAAACTTAAAATAACCATTAGGTTTAAAATTACAATTAATCTTTCGATATTATATTATTACAAATGTTACAATAATAATATTTTTAGATATATGTTTATATTTTAGACATTTGGATATTCATTTAGTTATTGGTTCAAATCGAATTTGATATCAGTTCTTCGAATATAATTTATGATCCATTCGGATATTTAAACTGAATCCATTCGAATTTAGTACCTCTAAATTTGAGTCGGTTTTGGATCAATTTTTCGTAAATGAATAATTTGCTCAGCCCTAATTCTCAATGCCGATGAAAACTGAAATGGTCATAACTCATATAACAAAGGTAAATGAAGATACGATCCGAAGAACCAAACCAAACGCCTTAAAGGGTTCTTCACCTCTTTACCTCTTTTTCAATTTTGAATGTAAGATGACCAGAGAACGTTCCTCGTTATACGTGTAGCAGTAAAAATAATATAGAAGCATAGTTTCAGTTTTTTTTTTTAACTCATCAAATACTTTCATTAGCCAATATTGCTTGTGTACACTATTTTATCAGACCTCACATGATAATTCAACCACAATGGCACTACAGAATATAACTTGGGAACATTAGACACAAAAATGTTAGTTTCCTTTGCTATTCTGTCAGCAGCCTTATTTCCTCCTCTAAGATAGAACCGCACTTCATAACTCTGAATCCGTAACAAAGCATGGCGAATCATCTCGACAGTTGGTTGCAGAACCGGCCAGACCTCCTCATTCCCATTTATCATATTAACTAATGACAGAGAATCAGTTTCGAAGATGACATTCTTATACCCAAACCCTGACAAAGTTTCTGCTCCCCATCTCAACGCTTCAGCCTCCGTAAGGATGGATGAGTCCATCTTTGTTACCGCTCTCGCCCCTGCCCATAACACATGACCACTCGCGTCTCTACAAATCCAACCTAGCCCACTGGTCTCTCTATTCTGATGCCAAGCTCCATCACTATTGCATTTCAACCAATCAGTGGGGGGTGGCTTCCAAGTATGTGTTTGGACAGAAGTGGTAGCT
This sequence is a window from Brassica oleracea var. oleracea cultivar TO1000 chromosome C1, BOL, whole genome shotgun sequence. Protein-coding genes within it:
- the LOC106330293 gene encoding uncharacterized protein LOC106330293 is translated as MNSLYSNIYHVLNIKKEYPREDIQAEIVPWILWRLWKNRNELLFKGKEFEAGSLILKAREDLEEWQGSCQAKITAAEKIEAKRATTSVQTHTWKPPPTDWLKCNSDGAWHQNRETSGLGWICRDASGHVLWAGARAVTKMDSSILTEAEALRWGAETLSGFGYKNVIFETDSLSLVNMINGNEEVWPVLQPTVEMIRHALLRIQSYEVRFYLRGGNKAADRIAKETNIFVSNVPKLYSVVPLWLNYHVRSDKIVYTSNIG